Proteins from a single region of Candidatus Omnitrophota bacterium:
- a CDS encoding protein arginine kinase: MAIRINDLLNHTSEWLKGTGPSSEIVISSRVRLARNLDQAPFPHHANKKQAEDNLAVIENAIMKNNMLKGVTIFKLSELDSVDKDFLVERHLMSHEHAQKTNSKALVIDPEEIVSIMINEEDHIRFQVMQSGFNLFEAWNIINKIDDELSKDLKFAFSREWGYLTACPTNTGTGMRGSVMLHLPALVITRQISRILAAISKLSFTTRGLYGEGTEATGNFFQISNQVSLGHSEMEVLENINSLIKQVIEQETQARQVLLSQGRSMLEDRISRSFGILKSAHIISSKETTELLSMVRLGCDLGIIKNIDRRSINELFIITQPAHLQKLENKKLSSQERDTKRAEIVRNKLKDSS; this comes from the coding sequence ATGGCAATAAGAATAAATGACCTGTTAAATCATACAAGCGAATGGCTAAAAGGTACCGGGCCAAGTTCTGAAATTGTAATTTCCAGCAGGGTACGCCTTGCAAGGAATCTTGATCAGGCGCCTTTCCCGCACCATGCAAATAAGAAACAGGCTGAAGATAACCTTGCTGTTATAGAGAACGCAATAATGAAAAATAATATGTTAAAAGGTGTTACTATCTTCAAGCTTTCGGAATTAGACAGCGTTGACAAGGATTTTCTTGTTGAAAGGCACCTTATGTCTCATGAGCATGCCCAGAAAACCAATTCCAAGGCTTTGGTCATTGACCCGGAAGAGATAGTTTCTATCATGATAAATGAAGAAGACCATATAAGGTTTCAGGTCATGCAGTCAGGGTTTAATTTGTTCGAAGCTTGGAACATAATAAATAAGATTGATGATGAATTGTCTAAAGACCTGAAATTTGCCTTTTCCCGGGAGTGGGGGTACCTTACTGCTTGTCCTACTAATACCGGCACCGGTATGCGCGGCTCAGTTATGCTGCATTTGCCCGCCCTGGTTATCACCAGGCAGATAAGCAGGATACTTGCCGCGATATCTAAATTAAGTTTTACAACCCGCGGATTATATGGAGAGGGTACTGAAGCTACTGGTAATTTCTTCCAAATTTCCAATCAGGTATCCTTAGGTCATAGCGAAATGGAAGTACTTGAGAATATAAATAGCCTTATTAAGCAGGTAATTGAGCAGGAAACACAGGCCAGGCAAGTGTTACTTTCTCAGGGAAGGTCCATGCTTGAAGACAGGATCAGCCGCAGTTTCGGCATACTTAAAAGCGCCCATATTATTTCCAGCAAGGAAACAACCGAACTTTTATCGATGGTTAGGCTGGGATGCGATCTGGGCATAATCAAAAATATCGACCGCCGGTCAATAAACGAATTATTTATTATTACCCAGCCGGCGCATTTACAGAAGCTGGAGAATAAAAAGCTTTCTTCTCAGGAAAGAGATACCAAAAGGGCAGAGATAGTAAGGAATAAGTTAAAAGACAGCTCGTAA
- a CDS encoding ABC transporter permease — MIKRLFVIFGRRILYFMYFLGGLSNLAMQTIYRIFTPPYKKHRIFEQAKKAGYDSLPIVSLISLFIGFIFALQTAYFMQRIGSELYIASMVALSLVRELSPVITALVVAGRVGASITAELGSMQVTEQIDALESFASNPIKYLVVPRFLALTFMLPLLTLYSNAIGIFGSFLICTAKLGISSSIYMHVTFDALQYKDLFTGLFKSVVFGMIIALVSCYEGFNVEGGAEGVGRATTRSVVITFILIIIADCFFTALFYFIFP, encoded by the coding sequence ATGATTAAACGCCTGTTCGTAATCTTCGGCAGAAGAATCCTTTATTTTATGTATTTTCTGGGAGGTTTAAGCAATCTGGCTATGCAGACTATTTATCGCATCTTTACTCCTCCCTACAAGAAGCACAGGATTTTTGAGCAGGCTAAAAAAGCCGGTTACGACAGCCTGCCGATAGTCTCTTTGATATCCCTGTTTATCGGGTTTATCTTTGCGTTACAGACAGCATATTTTATGCAGCGCATAGGCTCTGAACTTTATATTGCAAGCATGGTTGCTCTATCTTTAGTCAGGGAATTGAGCCCGGTCATTACGGCTTTGGTAGTAGCAGGCAGGGTCGGCGCATCTATCACTGCCGAGTTAGGCTCTATGCAGGTTACTGAGCAGATCGATGCTTTGGAGTCATTTGCATCGAATCCGATAAAATACCTGGTTGTGCCGCGTTTTCTAGCTTTGACTTTTATGCTTCCGTTGCTTACTCTTTATTCTAACGCCATAGGCATATTCGGGAGCTTTCTGATATGCACAGCAAAACTGGGGATATCCTCCAGTATTTATATGCATGTTACTTTTGACGCCTTGCAATATAAAGATCTTTTTACCGGCTTATTTAAGTCCGTTGTCTTCGGTATGATAATAGCGTTAGTCAGTTGTTATGAAGGCTTTAATGTCGAGGGCGGCGCCGAAGGAGTAGGGCGGGCAACTACCCGCTCGGTAGTTATAACTTTTATTTTGATTATTATTGCGGATTGCTTCTTTACCGCTTTATTTTATTTTATTTTTCCTTAG
- a CDS encoding ATP-dependent Clp protease ATP-binding subunit, translated as MFNRFTERARKVIILAKEEARRFNHDYIGTEHILLGLIREGEGVAAAVLQKLGLSLENIRLEIEKLVQPGPTTQIIGDIPFTPRSKKALELAAEEARSLGHNYIGTEHILLGLIREGEGVASQVLLNLGVDLNTVRNEIMEVLGSALPGFGQQQSKSKTPALDAFGRDLTQLAKANKLDPVIDRHQEIERVIQVLSRRTKNNPVLLGEAGVGKTAIVEGLAQSIVSGNVPEILRNKRIVVLDLAMMIAGTKYRGQFEERIKAVMEEIKRSQDVIIFIDELHTLVGAGAAEGAIDASNILKPALSRGEIQCIGATTMDEYRKYIEKDAALERRFQTIMVEPPSVLQTVEILKGLRDKYEAHHRVTFKDEALEAAAKLSDRYITGRFLPDKAIDLIDEAGSRSRLNVLVVPPEIKELEKKVEVLKKEKEAYIKSQDFEKAASLRDQERQARLELEELNQKWGQTKDRTRPEVAEEDIARIVSQWTGIPIFRLEEKESEKLLKIEEVLHNRVIGQNEAISAIANAIRRSRAGIKDPKRPIGSFIFLGPTGVGKTLLARALAEFMFGDEDALLQLDMSEYMEKFNVSRLVGAPPGYVGYEEGGQLTERVRRRPYAVILFDEIEKAHPDVFNLLLQVFEEGRLTDSFGRKVDFRNTVIIMTSNVGAELIKKSVSLGFKAQKEEVTYEEMKDKLLEEVKKTFKPEFINRVDDIIVFRSLLRADLEKIVDLEVGHVADRLKDKNIKLDIRPDAKDFIIEKGFDPVFGARPLKRIIQRFLEDPLASEIISGRFKDGATVRVSRKNEELVLE; from the coding sequence ATGTTTAACAGGTTCACAGAAAGAGCAAGAAAAGTAATCATTTTAGCTAAAGAAGAAGCCAGGCGTTTTAATCATGATTATATAGGCACTGAGCATATACTTCTTGGTTTGATCCGCGAAGGCGAAGGTGTAGCTGCAGCTGTTCTACAGAAGCTGGGGTTGTCTTTGGAGAACATACGCCTTGAGATAGAAAAACTCGTACAACCCGGGCCTACTACCCAGATAATCGGGGACATCCCTTTTACTCCCAGGTCGAAGAAGGCGCTTGAGCTTGCTGCAGAAGAGGCGCGTTCTTTAGGGCATAATTATATAGGCACTGAGCATATACTTCTTGGTTTGATCCGCGAAGGCGAAGGTGTAGCTTCGCAGGTACTTTTAAATCTGGGAGTGGATCTTAATACCGTGCGCAATGAGATCATGGAAGTCTTGGGGTCGGCCCTTCCCGGCTTTGGCCAGCAGCAGTCTAAAAGCAAAACGCCTGCACTGGATGCTTTCGGCAGGGACCTTACACAATTGGCTAAAGCAAACAAATTAGACCCGGTTATCGACAGGCACCAGGAGATAGAAAGAGTTATACAGGTTTTGAGCAGGCGTACCAAGAATAATCCTGTTTTACTCGGTGAAGCAGGGGTAGGTAAGACTGCTATAGTCGAAGGCTTGGCACAGTCTATTGTTTCTGGGAATGTCCCGGAGATATTGAGGAATAAGAGGATTGTGGTTTTAGATTTGGCAATGATGATCGCTGGAACAAAATACCGCGGCCAGTTTGAGGAAAGGATAAAAGCGGTAATGGAAGAGATCAAGCGTTCACAGGATGTAATCATTTTTATTGATGAGTTGCATACTTTAGTCGGAGCCGGTGCTGCCGAAGGAGCAATTGATGCTTCCAATATTCTCAAGCCCGCACTTTCACGCGGCGAGATACAGTGTATCGGAGCCACAACCATGGATGAATACAGGAAGTATATTGAGAAAGATGCTGCGCTTGAGAGGCGTTTCCAAACTATAATGGTAGAGCCGCCCTCTGTCCTGCAGACCGTAGAGATACTTAAGGGCTTAAGAGATAAATATGAGGCTCACCATCGGGTTACTTTTAAGGATGAGGCTTTAGAAGCTGCTGCAAAATTATCAGACCGGTATATCACGGGCAGGTTTTTGCCTGATAAGGCGATTGATTTGATTGATGAGGCCGGTTCGCGCTCAAGGTTAAATGTTTTAGTCGTCCCTCCGGAAATAAAAGAGTTAGAAAAAAAGGTCGAGGTCTTAAAGAAGGAAAAAGAAGCTTATATCAAGAGCCAGGATTTTGAGAAAGCAGCTTCATTGCGTGACCAGGAGAGGCAGGCAAGGCTGGAACTGGAAGAGTTGAATCAGAAATGGGGGCAGACAAAAGACAGGACCAGGCCTGAGGTCGCGGAGGAAGATATCGCAAGGATTGTTTCTCAGTGGACAGGCATACCGATATTCCGCCTTGAAGAAAAAGAAAGCGAAAAGCTTCTTAAGATTGAAGAAGTCTTACATAACAGGGTTATCGGTCAGAATGAGGCGATCTCTGCTATAGCAAATGCGATAAGGCGTTCAAGGGCAGGTATAAAAGACCCAAAGAGGCCTATAGGTTCTTTTATATTCTTAGGCCCTACCGGTGTCGGCAAGACTTTGCTTGCCAGGGCACTGGCAGAGTTTATGTTCGGCGATGAGGATGCACTCCTGCAGCTGGATATGTCTGAGTATATGGAGAAATTTAATGTTTCCCGTTTAGTAGGCGCACCTCCGGGTTATGTAGGTTATGAAGAAGGAGGGCAACTGACTGAAAGGGTCAGAAGAAGGCCTTATGCAGTTATTCTCTTTGATGAGATCGAGAAGGCGCATCCGGATGTTTTTAATCTTTTGCTGCAGGTTTTTGAAGAAGGCAGGCTTACTGATAGCTTTGGCAGAAAAGTGGATTTCAGAAACACGGTCATTATTATGACCTCAAATGTCGGAGCGGAGCTGATTAAAAAGAGCGTTTCTTTGGGTTTTAAAGCGCAAAAAGAAGAGGTTACTTACGAGGAGATGAAAGATAAGCTTCTTGAAGAGGTTAAAAAAACCTTTAAGCCTGAGTTCATCAACCGCGTAGATGATATTATAGTGTTTAGGTCGTTATTAAGGGCAGATCTTGAGAAGATCGTTGATCTTGAAGTAGGCCATGTTGCTGATAGGTTAAAAGATAAAAATATAAAGCTTGATATCCGTCCGGATGCCAAAGATTTTATAATCGAGAAAGGTTTTGATCCGGTATTCGGGGCAAGGCCGTTAAAGAGGATAATACAGAGGTTCCTTGAGGATCCCTTAGCTTCTGAAATAATCTCAGGCAGGTTCAAGGACGGAGCCACTGTCCGAGTTTCCCGTAAAAATGAGGAGCTAGTTTTAGAATGA